Proteins encoded together in one Penicillium digitatum chromosome 1, complete sequence window:
- a CDS encoding Membrane bound cation transporter, putative, translating to MHRIHSWAKAHASPSGLPAQTLSQQAADPVNTEKPPQNGQVKVPVDDPTPGSVTETNSKPGLLIRMRNGSGRFYHHTADAICHSWINILLIFVPAGVACKAAGLSPAIIFAMNAVAIIPLAGLLSHATESVASRLGDTIGALINVTFGNAVELILFIIALVKNEIRIVQASLLGSILANLLLIMGMAFLAGGLRFREQIYNSTVTQMNACLLSLSVVSLLLPTAFHASWSDSTNADHETLKVSRGTSVVLLLVYILYIIFQLRTHSYLYASIPQAIIDEESKPGVLADFMNSSSDPSSSSSSESDDTTTSWTTAKRIKRAMKYRRHRKLSTSSKGTTSRNSFQKRGMASNSNENRGSTTNSVGSNEQAIEISDENRYDADDDIQPSSAVRSRDFGLALSRMNSKSSTKSKKRDHKRRKAQREEKKTQIVTPEDSGPLSNKRPALKGFSSAPNFAGCEGAGDDPRKRRSPFGPIPSLLSNTVFSSQPLAGSPLVEATASRPEISRSNSLPAHISRPPPAGNAVQFARGASRLTEQNDVAGPEMASQAPEPAMSRTAAVVMLLLSTALVAVCAEFLVDAIPDMIASSNVSEAFIGLIILPIVSNAAEHVTAVSVATKNKMDLSIGVSVGSSIQIAIFVTPLVVILGWCMDKDMSLYFTLFETICLFVTTFVVNFLVLDGRSNYLEGVLLIAAYIIIALSAFFYPPSTESSVIAGSGA from the exons ATGC ACCGGATTCACTCGTGGGCGAAAGCTCACGCGTCTCCCAGCGGCCTGCCAGCTCAGACTCTCTCCCAACAGGCCGCCGATCCTGTTAATACCGAAAAACCTCCTCAAAATGGGCAAGTGAAAGTGCCAGTGGACGACCCTACCCCGGGGTCCGTCACGGAAACCAACTCGAAGCCTGGTCTTCTGATCCGCATGCGAAATGGCTCCGGCCGTTTCTATCATCATACCGCGGACGCTATCTGCCACAGCTGGATTAATATCCTGCTGATCTTTGTACCTGCGGGTGTTGCCTGTAAGGCCGCGGGTCTTAGCCCAGCCATCATCTTCGCGATGAATGCAGTGGCCATAATTCCCCTGGCTGGACTGCTCAGTCATGCTACGGAGAGTGTCGCCAGTCGTCTTGGTGACACCATTGGAGCCTTGATCAACGTAACTTTCGGAAATGCTGTCGAATTGATCCTCTTCATCATTGCTTTGGTCAAAAATGAGATTCGCATCGTTCAAGCTTCTCTCCTCGGTTCCATTCTCGCCAATCTCTTGTTAATCATGGGTATGGCGTTCCTCGCTGGTGGCCTTCGCTTCCGAGAACAGATTTACAACAGCACTGTTACTCAAATGAATGCGTGTCTGCTCAGTTTGAGTGTGGTCAGCCTCCTCTTGCCCACTGCTTTTCATGCCTCGTGGTCGGATAGCACCAATGCCGATCACGAAACGCTCAAAGTCAGCCGTGGTACCAGTGTTGTTCTACTGTTGGTATACATTCTCTACATCATCTTCCAGCTGAGAACACATTCGTATCTCTACGCCAGTATTCCCCAGGCCATAATTGATGAGGAATCCAAGCCCGGTGTTTTGGCAGACTTCATGAATAGCTCTTCTGACCCCtcatccagctccagctccgAGTCGGATGATACCACGACTTCCTGGACCACTGCCAAACGGATCAAAAGAGCAATGAAGTATCGCAGACACCGAAAGTTAAGTACGAGCTCGAAAGGGACAACATCACGcaattccttccagaaaCGTGGTATGGCATCGAATTCCAACGAAAATCGGGGTTCCACCACCAATTCTGTTGGGAGCAATGAGCAGGCCATTGAAATTAGTGATGAAAATCGGTACGATGCCGACGACGACATTCAGCCCTCTTCGGCAGTCCGTTCTCGCGACTTTGGTTTAGCTCTGAGCCGTATGAATAGCAAATCGAGTACGAAATCGAAGAAACGGGATCACAAGAGGCGCAAGGCtcagagagaagagaagaagactcAAATCGTGACACCTGAGGACAGCGGTCCCTTGTCAAATAAACGTCCGGCCCTCAAAGGATTCTCATCTGCCCCTAACTTTGCAGGCTGTGAAGGTGCAGGAGATGATCCCCGGAAACGCCGTTCCCCCTTTGGACCTATTCCGTCTCTGCTTTCCAACACTGTCTTCAGCTCCCAGCCACTAGCGGGGTCTCCACTTGTCGAAGCCACTGCTTCCCGCCCTGAAATATCTCGCAGCAACTCGCTCCCCGCGCACATCAGTCGTCCTCCGCCGGCTGGAAATGCAGTACAATTCGCCCGTGGTGCTTCTCGTCTAACCGAGCAGAATGATGTTGCGGGTCCGGAGATGGCTTCTCAAGCCCCCGAACCCGCAATGTCACGCACCGCTGCTGTGGTCATGCTCCTACTCTCCACTGCTTTAGTAGCTGTCTGCGCAGAATTCTTGGTTGACGCAATTCCCGACATGATCGCAAGCTCAAACGTCAGCGAAGCTTTCATCGGTCTCATTATCCTACCTATCGTCAGCAATGCAGCCGAGCACGTTACTGCCGTCAGTGTCGCTACTAAGAACAAAATGGACCTTTCAATCGGTGTGTCTGTTGGTAGTAGTATTCAAATTG CGATTTTCGTCACACCACTGGTCGTCATCCTGGGCTGGTGTATGGACAAGGACATGTCTCTTTACTTTACGCTGTTTGAAACAATTTGTCTCTTTGTCACCACCTTTGTTGTTAACTTCCTTGTCTTGGACGGCCGAAGCAACTACCTAGAGGGTGTCCTCTTGATTGCAGCCTACATCATCATTGC TCTCTCTGCGTTCTTCTACCCGCCCAGCACGGAATCAAGTGTTATCGCAGGTTCAGGGGCATAG